CTCACTTTATCCTGTTTCCATTCATAAAGCAGACACAAAACTCCCATCCCCGCCAACCTGAAAGGCCCTGTGAGGAGTTTCCCCAGCTCCATTCCCCTCTGGTAGCACGTGCACCGTGCATGTGGCCAAACCCATAATTAGGGGGTCAGGCGTCTATGGATCCCCCTGTTCTGTTGTCCCCGAGAGCTGTGGGAAGTGTCCTCAAGGCACGCGGGCACACGGCATGCAGGTGACAGGTTGTACGGTGCTGACCACCCCACTGCTTGCCAATGTAGGCTTCTCGGCTTGGCTCACGGGGTTTCTTGGAGGACTTGTCCACTCCAGGGACTAAGGACGGAGCTGGTTTGGGAGGGGAGCACCCGGCAAAGGTGCTGTTGGCTTTACCCAGAGGCTGTTAGCGGCTGGACTCCCCCAATCTCCTGCGGGCAACTTGGGGGGCTCCAGGGACAGGTGCCAGGTGCATCCCTGGCTGCTCAGGCACAGGGCTTACCTGCAGCTCGTGCAGCCGGGACAGCCCCCGCCTGCAAAACAGGTCGTAGAAGAAGCTCAGCGCGCCCGGACCCGGCATCTGGGCTAAGGTCTTGGGTGCCTCGATCACCTGGGCTAAGGTCTTGGGTGCCTCAGTCACCTGGGCCGGGGCCTGGaccagctcaggcaggcagcgGGCGAGCAGGGAGGCCCGGCCGGCCAGCTTCAGGGCCTGTGGCATGGTGGcaccaggagggaggcagccccAAGACTGGTCCCCGCAGCATCTTTCGTGACTTATATGCAGAACGTGGCACGTGGAGCAGAGAAGGCCCCGCCCCCGTCCAAGCCACGCCCCCCGGTGTCTCAACGTTCGGTCATTTGCATAAGGTCAGTCAATGCCCGGGGATGGGGGGGGGTGagtggcaggaggctgcagccatgtGGGCTATGGGGAGAGAGCacgggtggggggggttgggggggcagggggtgcctgggggtgggTATCGGGGGGCCTTAGGGGTGGGTACTAGGGGGAAGAGGGTGCCTGGGGATGAGTACCAGGGGGTACCTGGGGGTGCCTTTTGGTGGGGCCTAGAGGGTGGGTACCAGGGGCCAgggggtgcctgggggtgggCACCCATGAAGtgtggaaggggcatggagggcatgattgccctgtgctgagcctggcaccAGGGTGGTGCCCCCCAGTGAAGGGCAGGAAAGGGGATAAAGCACAGGGAAGTGCTGAGTCGgccctggggtgagggggtgggggggcggtggGGAAGAAGGAGAAGCCCGAGTTGCGTTGCGGCTGCAGCGCATGGGTGAGGCGGGCCCAGGCAGGGGCGGCCGCATCCCTCCAGGCTCACGCAGGGCGCTGGAAACAGGGCTCCCCCAGAGCCAGCACGGTCcccccaggcaggcaggtgccacAGCTGGGGGTCTGGGTCTTTTACACAGTccctgcaggggccccaggggTCCTGCCTCGCTGGGTGTGTGGGCAGGGACCCACGTGTGCACATATGTGCATACCGATCCCCTTGCACACATGTGCTTGCTGATCTGTGTGCACATATATGCATGTTGATCCATGTTTGCACACGTGTGCTGATGtatgtgcacatatgcacatactGATCCAGGTGTGATTCGTGTGTGCTAATTTGCGGGCTGATTCGTGTATGGACACATGTGCATGCTGatccatgcatgcatgtgtgcatgccagTCTGTGTGTGCCCACATGCATGCTGATCTGCATGTACACATATGTGCATACTGATCCAGGTGTGCACGAGTGATCTGTGTGCACATTTGCACAGAGccatatgtgcgtgtgtgtgctcatctgtgtgtgcacatatggcatgtgtgtatgtgtgcatgtgctgatCTCTGTGATACACCTGTGtgaacatgtgcatgcatgctgtgACCTCTgtggcacacacatgtagatgttgtaTGCAACAGGGGAGCACCTGCTGCTCTCtgtggtgtgtgtgtacatggatGTGTATGTACGTGCTGCTCCTCAGGGCAGGAAAAAGGGCTGTCTCGGCCCCAGTAGGGCTGCGGGGCAGTTACAGCCCAAGAACCAGTCCCCTtcaagagggaagggggcagggcaagACGGGCTGGGGCCCTGCCAGTGGGAGTGAACTTGGCCCATGGTGAGGACATGACACCGGCTGCCTGGGACCCAGGCCCAGAGGGCACTTGCTTTCTCAGCTGATTTGGCAGGGTGGCGAGTGAGGTGATCCCAAAGCTGCCCTCGCGCCAGCTCCTCTTCCACTGTGCCCAGCTTTCAGAGGACTGTTTGCCTGCAAACCACTGGGCTGTGTCGAGCCAGGCCCCTTCCCTTTGCCCCAGTGCCGTCCGCTTGGCAGCAGCCTCGTGCCTGGCTGAAAAGGCAGGTAGGCACCCTCCTGCGGCACAGCCCCCCACGGCCGTCTCGTATTCTCGCCAGGCACCATCCTGCTTGCGTGTACGTCTCTAGATTCATCCATGCGTACAAACGGAGACGTCCCTATCCTAGAACAGGGAAGACGACGGACCCACAAGCAGTAACAATAGTCAATCTCTGCTTGCATCCTGGCCTCTAGCCACTAGGCTACCCCACCACTGCTTGGCATTTCAGGGACCATAGGAGCAGCCCACACCAGGACCCCCAAGCTTTCTAGGGGGCTAGAGGAAAATCAACACCGAGGATGCCGGAAACAGGGTCATGgttccagtttggggctccagtTTCGGAGAAGCTAAAGAAGGCACGTGGGTCCGGAGCTGCTGGGATCTCTGTGCAAGACAGAGCAGTTCCCGTGTGCCCCAGTTGGGTGCTTGGGAGCTGGACTTCCCaactgggagtggagtggggcacaggggacTGCCCATGGACACATCAGGATGCTGGGCCCCTCCCAGGACCCCCAGGGGCCGGGCCCCTTGGCACTGAGCGTTTCAAGGCTTGGAGGTGGCaccaggcagggctgggtccagacAGGTGCTCCGAGCCTGTCCCGGGGGTCTCAGCTCCCTGTGGTCTGAGCTGAGTCTGCTGTCCTAGGACTGAAGTCATCTTGCTCTGGTAGCCTAGTCCccgggaggagctgcagggcagagaCCTTCACAGAAGCAtcctgcagccctggccaggctgcaggcaggcacgTTCCCCCCCATCCCAAGCTGGTGCtttctgcctctccctgccctgcttggccAGTGGGCATCTGGgatacagcccctgccaggagcagggccctgggaagcagccacaatgggcaggggggtggaaaggcctgtcccccagcctctagGCAGCCCCATCTCCCGCTCCTTCCCCAGAAACTTGCTTTCCAGCCAGGGAGACTCACATCCACTGCCTGAACTCATCCTTGTCACTCCCTGGCCGCTGTGATTGCTTCCATGTGTGGCCAGGGCCCCCCTTGGAGGGGGTGCACTGCTGGCCTGGTTTACCCCACATGACCAAGCATAGCAGGGCAgtgctgcccagatggcagcCTTCAACAACCCTTGAAAAGCAGGGCTCTTGGATGTGCAGCACCAACCCCAGGCTCtgaagcagctcagggagtccccagcagctccagggagaagaggcagcttCCAGCCTGATGGATTGTTTCCtgatgggggcagggccctgtcaTTGCTCACGTCCACCCTCCTTGGACCCGTGCCACTCCCCGTCATGGCAGGGTGCAGACAGGCCCTCTGGCTTCTCCAGCCAGGTCATGTCAACACTTTCAGCTGGGGAGTTCCAGACACAGCTGCTCTCCCCGTCTACCCACACCCCCGCCTGGTCCTACTCCAGATTCTGGGAACTACCCATTTGCAACACAGGAAACCAGGCCCCTTTGCACTGGCCACAATAgaatccagccccagcccaggcctccTCCAGGGCCCAGAAATGGGGACAGGCCAGGCAGCCACTTGGCTTTGCAGAGAGAAGGACCTAATGCCAGGCCTGGCCACAGCACCGGCTGCAGGGACAACTCAAGCTCTGTCGCCCCATGGAGACGCCAGCCAGGCTGGGTTGAGGGTTTATTCAGCGATCAATAAGTCCAGCTGCAGCGCTGGCAAAGTCCCTAGGCCCAGAGCCTCTGCAcccacagccagagctgctcAGGAAGAAGAAGCCACAGCTTAGgcacccctgggctgcaggaaggatggatggacagacaagGCCATGCCCAGTGCTTGGCCCGTCAGAGCCAGGAAGGGAGTGGACACCTCCCCAGAGTCCCATCACGTGCCCGCTGcatcctggggctgccctgggcctggtgctccctgcagaACCTTGTCCTCAATGCGCTGGAAGACGGCCGGGAAGGTCTTGCCACCACTGCGCTGCACCTTCTTTCCCTCCTCGGTGGCGGTGCCCAGACAGTCCACGATGGGATCGGAGCTCTGCAGGAGCAGGTGAAAGGCTGGTTACTGTCCAGACCGTAGGCtggccacccctaccccagcaggaGTCAGGTCTGAAGGTCAGTCCCAGTGACAGAGACCTGCAGGCTGGCTTCTTCTCCCGCCCCCTGCGACCAGCCAGAGCCCAGATCCTGCTGGCCGGGGCAGCATTTGGCAGTGAGGGACCCTCCCAGCCTGGCCAGACACTGGCAAACCTACAGGCCCTTGGGATCTCGGCAGCAACGGGGCCCTCAGGGCCTCCCTAGTAACCACATTACAcacccagccccagggacatGCTGAGGGGGAAGAGGCCTGTGATGATAGCCCATGTTTCACTTTCCAGCCTCCCAGGATTTCTAGGAAGCCGCAATCAGAGGGAAGAACTCACGTCTGCCTGGGAAGCCccagccaggggcccagcctcccctcccattcctccctgccaggccaggctctCACCATCTCCTCCAATGGCACCGGCTGGAAGAGTGGATGCTCACTGAAGTGTTTCACCATCCACTCATGCACCTCTTCCACGTCGGTAATGGTGTACACCAGGCCCTGCATGAGagccctggtgagcaggggggaaCCCATGCACCAGGGCCCTGGTGAGCAGCGGGGATGGCCTGCTGTCACGAGGGAGCTCTGCggcactgcccctccccagccatttCTTGGTGCCAGCACCTGCAGCAAGAGTCACAAGCTGCCCGGGGCAGGTCACACACAGCGATGTAGCGTCTCTGTGTAAGGTCCCTAGGGGGAGCAGCCAGGTCACAGCCTGTTGGCTGGGTGCCTCTCCAGGGGCCAGGTAAGAGGCAGGTGCTGTGACTCAGGCAGCtgaggctggagtggggccaaGCTGTAGTCATCCCACCCACCCTACTCTCCTCCCCAGGTGACGGCAGCGGAAGAGGCGCGCTCCCgtagcaaggcagggagcagagcccccagGCGGCTGAGCTCATGGCTTGGCAGGTGAGAGCAGCTGGGCGCAGAGCCTTGATTCTCGTGCGTACGTAGGGGTCCGTCATGCCCCTAAGGCAGCAATGGGTTAGCGAAAGCTCAACGGCTGCTGCCAGTTCCTTCCCGACAAACTGGGCTAGAGCCGCGTGAAGCCACAGGGGAGACCAACCCAGCAGTCCAGACAGCCACAGGCCTGGGTCCAGGCCTTCACCCCCATCACAGCTGAAGTGGCAAAGCAGAGGGttaaaccttgggggcttggttCCCTGCTCCCGTGGGGCCTGAGGACTGCGACCTTCAGGTCCTCGCCAGGCAGCTGTGCTCCACTCACCCCGACCCGCAGCACATAAGCGTACTCCGCTAGCAGCGTGGGGCTGATGATGCGCCACTTGTGCTTTGTCTTCTTGAAGTGGGGGTCAGGGAATAGGAAGAACATCTTGGTCAactgcaagggaaaaaggaaaaaaaggggttAATCTTCTTCCTGGGGCTGCTTTTACCAGCCTGGTAATTCCTCCAGCCTTGTCCTGACTCTGCCTGACCCCTGGCTCCCCTAGGATGAGTCCTGCAGTCTCAGACCCCCCTCACCTTACACCCATGTCCCTCCCCATGGCAGGTGACACAGCAGTCAAGGAATCCTCTAGGTAGGCAATGGGCGCAACTCAGAGCTGGCATTATCTGAGAGAGGACTTGATTCTAACAAGGGTGCCTGGAGtcgaaggggaggggagtggggcttgAGTCTACAAGGGATTGAGGACCACTGGACTAGCCCACGCTGGAAACATGGGAGGGTCCCAGCCCCTTCCAAACcagaccagttccctgagttCTTATCCAGAGAGACCAGACAGCTGATGCCCCCACCTTGAATCACGCTATGATGTTATAAGCCCATCAGGGCTCGTCTCCCACTTTCCAGCGGGGAAAGTCAAAAGCCTCAGGACAGAGGTGGCCTCTGGTTGAAGGCCACAGAGACAGGTGTCATGTAGGACAGAGAAGACCACATGGGTGTCACATAGCCCAGGGAAGACCCCCATCGTGGagcccagggcttgaggggcaaaGGGCAACATGAGTAGGATGGAGGGGAGAtcgcagcccagccccacctggcccttgCGAAAGAAGTTGGGCAGGTGCTTCATGGCGTTGCTCCGAATGCAGGCGATGTTCTGGTACTGCCCAGGCTGGGAGGCCCGCAGCGCCTGGATGCGGTCCCGCACGTAGTCTGAGACCTTCACCCGGATCTCCAGGCCCAGCATGAGTGTGTCGGGGAAGAGCGGAGACAGCTCGACTGGAAGGAAGGAGACCGGAGTGAGCCCGCGGTGCAGAGATGAGGCTGCGAAAGGATCccggagaggggtggggaagctcccaAAGCAGAGCTGTTCCCAGCCGCCGGTCTTGGCTCCGTGCAGGtgaaggaggcagaagggcaaACACAGGATGCCCGCTCGATTTAGAGTGTACAGGTAGGTACAGACCAGCGCCCAGGGGGCAAgaggcttcccctgctcccaggaaACCCTCCTCCCATCAACAGCCCCTCCTGGCAGGGGTTACCCAGCAAGCCGCCGTAGCCACAGCCGACATCGGCAAACTCCACGCGCGCCCGGGGCCGCGCTCTTTCCTCCGCATCCTTTGGATCATCGTGACTGTCGTCCTGGGGCAACGGGGCAAAAAACTCGGGGTAGATCTCGGCCCAGTTCATCTCCTCCGGTCTGGTGGGGCTGAGACAAGGAGAGTCGGAGTGAGAGGGGGGCCGGCGCAGCCGCCGATGCAGAGCGCGGAGTCTCGGCCTGGGGAAGGGTGCTTTACTGGGAGAAGAGCGGCGCTGGGCGCATTTGAGGCTGGTGCAACCCCGGGAGGAGGAAGACGGGACCCATCTTGCCAGGGGACACGTGGACCCCAGGCAGGGTTTTCCACCCTTTGAGCTGCTCCGGCTCCCCTCCGGACAGCGCGCTCCTCGGGCACTGGGAGCGGGGCTCGAAGCATGGCTGAGCCTCGGGGGCTCCCGGGTGCGAgcgagggccgggccgggccgggggcaggCCCAGAGGATTGAGGAGCAGGGCCCGGGCCCGGCCACACTCACTAGCGCAGCGTGTGGTCCGCCAGGGGGTTGGCGTGCGCGCGCTGCCGGTAGAAGCGCTTCTGCGGCGCCGCCATGGCCCGGCCGGGCCCACGTGGAGCTGCTGCAACAGGGAGCGGCGTCGCAGAGAATAGACGTCACTCCCCCCCTTAAAGGGGCCGCCGCAGTGGGATTTGCGGACCCCACCCCGCATTGATCCTTCATCTCCGCAGTCAGCCCCAGTGACTCAgatgctggggtgggaagggtctctgatcccagccccattGATGTTtgatcccagctgccctgaccTCTAACCCCCAGCCTGTGACCTTTGACTCCAGCCCCAGTGGTCTCTGACCCCAGCCCAAGTGCTCCAGTGACCTCTAGCCCCAACCTCAGTGACCTTTGACCCCAGCCCCCATGCCCGCTAAGCCCTGATCCTAGCGATCTTGAACCTGCTGCCCCAGCGATCTCTGACCCCATTCCCCTTGACCCCCAACCCCGCCCCATGATctctgaccccagccccccaaacacACCGATGGGAGCGTGAGATCCATGACCCCAGATCCATAGACCCCCCCTGCCGCCCTTTGATCCCACCGACTTCCTCCAGTCGCATCCGTGACCCAGCTccgagggcctgggctgggccgaCACAGGGCCTCGCTCAGACCTGGACATGGGAAACTGAGCgcagaagggcagggaaggggcgaAACCGATGGCCAGAGCAAAAGAGGAAGGGAGAGGCCAGAAaggaaccccccacccccccacacccatccctCCGGTTCCCAcgtgggggctgtggccaggcccttACTGGAAGCTCATCCCCAGGGGGGAATTTTGGGTTCCAGGCTGATCCTGACTCATGCCTCCAGGCACTACCTTGGCCCTAGGGATTGGGCTGTCAACACCCGCCCCGGTCGTCCGGTGGTTAGGAAAAGGCATGGGAGTTCTGAGAAGATAcggagggagcggggggggatgtgcgtgtgtacatgcatgtgtgtgtgtgtgcaagacaGAGGGAGATGGCCACATGCTCTGTAGGGTACCAGGCCCCACATGGCATCACTTCTCCTCCCCCAGGGCCCTACGagcccagcctgcctgctccTCAAGGAAGGAGTGCAGCACAGCTGCcctcagggaaactgaggcacggagccaCGAGCACCCCGCACATCCCCAGGCATCAGAGGCAGGGTTAGgagcctgcctcctcccacccctggggTGGAGAGCCGCATGCTTTGCAGCTCAGAGAGCCTGGACCCCCGCAAGGTGAGCTATCAAAGGCCGGTGCTTGGGAAACCAGGGGGATTTTGACTCTTGAGGTTCTGAGAAGCCATCAGGTTCCAGCCTGGGACCGATCCCAGCACAGGTAATTGGGGAAGCAGTGACCTCTCATGCTGATGGCTC
This sequence is a window from Alligator mississippiensis isolate rAllMis1 chromosome 15, rAllMis1, whole genome shotgun sequence. Protein-coding genes within it:
- the METTL1 gene encoding tRNA (guanine-N(7)-)-methyltransferase — encoded protein: MAAPQKRFYRQRAHANPLADHTLRYPTRPEEMNWAEIYPEFFAPLPQDDSHDDPKDAEERARPRARVEFADVGCGYGGLLVELSPLFPDTLMLGLEIRVKVSDYVRDRIQALRASQPGQYQNIACIRSNAMKHLPNFFRKGQLTKMFFLFPDPHFKKTKHKWRIISPTLLAEYAYVLRVGGLVYTITDVEEVHEWMVKHFSEHPLFQPVPLEEMSSDPIVDCLGTATEEGKKVQRSGGKTFPAVFQRIEDKVLQGAPGPGQPQDAAGT